GATACGGATCCTGGGGCTGCAGCGGATCCTCGGCGTTGGACAGGCCGTTATGGCCGCCGGCGAGCCATGGATCCTCGTAGACGACCGCGCCGAGCCATTCCGGAACCTTGGAATAAGCGCGCTTCCACAGCGCACGGAAGGCCCGCGCGGAGCTGATGATCGGGAGATAGTAGACGCCGTAGGTCGCGGCGATTTCAGACAGGCGGTAAGGCATGCCGGCACCGCAGGTCACGCCGGCGACGAGACCGCGGGTGCGCTCGAGCGTGCCTTCGAGCACGCGCTGGGCGCCGCCCATTTCCCAGAGCACGTTGATGTTGATCGCGCCGCGACCGCCGGCAATCTCGTGCGCCCGCTGAACCTGCGCGACGGCGCCGTCGATCGCATATTGAACGAGCTCTTCGTGGCGCTCGCGACGGGTCAGCGCGTGATAGACCTGGGGAACGATGCGTCCTTCGGGGTCGTAGCTGTCGGCATTGACCGCCGACACCGTGCCGATGCCGTCCGCCGCCGCCCAGGCGCCGGAGCTCGCATGGTTGCTGGCCGAGACCCCTTTGCCGCCCTCCACCAGCGGTAGCACCTCGCGGCCGCCATATGAGATCGGCTTCACACCCTTGAACATTGTCCCTCCGAAATTGATCGGCGCGCTATACGCGCACTCCGCGGAAATTGCGTCAAAAAAGCACCCTGTCGTGTCGGCGGCTCACGCCCGATCGGTCGAAAACGCCTGCGGACGACCGATCGCCTCACCATAGAGGGCGGCGTAAGCGGCGATCATCACGGCGGCATCATAGTGCGCCGCGGCCTTGTCACGATTGGCCTCCCCGATCGCCCGGCGGAGGTCGGCGCGCGCGGCGAGCGTGTCGAGCGCGGCCGCGAATGCGGTCTCGTCGCCAGGGTCGACGATCAGCGGCGCATTGGCGTCGGCGACCATGGTCGCGACGTCGCCGACCGCGGTGGCGACCGCCGGCAGGCCGGCTGCCATCGCCTCGATCAGCGAGATCGGGAATTGCTCGCTGTCGGACGACAGAGCGAAGATGTCGAAGGCGCCGATCCAGCGCGCCGGATGGTTACGGAAGCCCGCCAGCCTCACCCGGTCGGCGACGCCGAGCCGGCGCGCCTCGGCGAGGATCCGGTCGCGCTCGGGCCCCTCCCCGACCACGACCAGGATCACGTCCCGCCGGCGCATCGCCGCGAAGGCACGCACCAGCCGCGGCAGATTCTTGACGGGGCGGAGACCGGCGACGGTTCCGATCACCAGCCGCCCGTCCGTGTCGTCCAACCCGATCGCCGACCGGTCGGGTGCGCCGGCATAGAGAGGCGTGTCGATGCCGTTCGCGATGCGCACGACCTGCCCGTCCTGTCGCGCCCAATGGATTCGGGCGATGTCCTCCAGGCGCCGCGACGGAACGACGACGCGACAGGCGTTGCGCAAGGCGAACCGCCGCCACGCATTGCGCCGCGGATGAAGGCGGTGAGCCTCGTCCTGGTTGAAGCCGTCCTCGTGGTGGACGAGCGGCGGGCCGCCGAACAGGCGATGCGCCATCACCAGGTCCATCGCACCCCAATTGTAGCTCAGCACCAGGTCGAAGCGCTTGATGTAGCGGGCGAGCCGCCACAGCCTGAGCGGGCTTGGCGGGCCGGACAGCGGCGGCGCATCCTCCGGAAAACCGGCATCGATCCCCGCGGCGATCTCGGCGCGCGCGCCCGTTTCTCCCGGCATTGCAGTCAGCACGATGTGGCGGGCGGCGGCGCCGAATGCGTTCATCAGACGCACCGCCCGCGCTTCCTTGCCGCCGAGCGAAAAGGTCGAATGGGCGTGCAGGATGCGGACCGGCGGCATGCCGATCTTATGGCCGACGCGGGCACCGCGGGAAACGAAAAGATGCGGGCAGCACCTGCGAGACGGCGGATTCCGGCGGCTGCTCCGGCCATCGCAAAGCATTGTTAACCATTTCTGCTGCATCCTCTCCCTCGCGAGCGGCCGGCACGGTGGGCAACGAGGACGGCACGCCGCGCCGGGGGAAGGCCAGCAGTCGCTCATGATCCATTTCGACGAGACCAGCTTCGAAGGCGCGGCGCCGCTCGGCAGCCCGGACGACGTCTTCTACCGCGACGCGCTCGATGCGGCCGGGGTCGGCACCTGGCGGCTGGACATGGCCACGGGCCTGTGCACCTGGGACGCCGCCACCAGCCGATTGCTCGGCCTGCCCGCGACCGCCCGCGAGGAGGACGTGCTCGCGCGCATCCATTCGGACGATCAGGAGGCGGTCGCCGCCAGCCTCGACCGCAGCTTCGCAACCGGTGCGCCGCACGACATGGAATTCCGCGTCGTGCTGAAGGACGGCAGCCAGCATTGGCTGCGCGGCATCGCCCGGCCCCGCTGCGATGCCGACGGACACAGACGCTGGCTTTACGGCGTCGTCGTCGACATCCAGTCGCGCAAGCAATCCGAACTCGCTCTGGCGGAGAGCCGGCGCCGCCTCGCGACCCTGATCGACAATCTGCCCGGCCTTGCCTACCGCGCCCGACTCGGCAGCGGCGGCGAACTCGTTTACGTCAGCGACGGCGCTGAGGAAATTTCCGGCTACACCGCCAAAGACTGGACGTCGGGGCGGCTGCGTTGGGCCGACTTCATCCACCCAGACGATCGCGCCGGCCTGGCCGATGCGATAAACGCTGCGATCGCCGGGCGAAACGGTTTCTGCGCCACCTATCGCTTCCAGCATCGCTGGGACGGGGACTGGCGCTGGCTGCAGGAGCGTGGCCAGGCGGTGTACGCCGCCGACGGCACGCCGCTCTATCTCGAAGGCTTCGTCGGCGACGTCACCGAGCAGAAGCTTCTCGAGGTGTCGCTGCGCAAGGCGAAGGAGGAAGCGCAGAAGACCGCCAGCAAGCTCGCCGACGTGCTCGAGAACACCCTCGACCGCGTCTATTCGCTCGATGCCGAACTGCGCTTCACCTACGTCAACCAGCGCGCAATGGAACGCCATGCCGGCCGCACCCTGATCGGCCGGTCGATCCTGGCCGTGCTGCCCGGGATCGAGCGTTCCGAATTCGGCCGCTGCTATAAGCGGGTGCTGGAGAGCGGCATTGCGGAGACGATCGAGGCTTATTTCCCGCCGTCCGACCGCTGGTTCGAGGCGCATGTCACGCCGACCGACGGCGGCATCACGGTCTATTATCGCGACATCAGCGCCCGCCGGAAGGCCGAGGAGCAACTGCGCGAACGCACCGAACGCGCCCATTCGATTCTCGATTCGGTGCCCCAAATCATCTGGTCGGCCAATGCCGCCGGCGAATGCGACTACCTCTCGCCGCAATGGGACGAATTTTCGGGCCGCGATCACCTCACCGATCTCGGCGATGCATGGGTGACGACCGTGCATCCCGATGATGCCCAGGACATCAGGGGCAAGTGGCTGGACAGCGTCGCCACCGGCAAGCCGTTCGAAACCGAGATGCGGCTGCGCCACCGCTCCGGTGCCTATCGCTCGATCCTCACGCGCGCTCTGCCCGAACGTGACGCCGACGGCCGGGTGGTTCGCTGGTACGGCACCTGCACCGACGTCCACGAGCGGGTCGTTGCCGAAGCGGCGCTGCAGGAGAGCGAGGCTTTGGTCCGCTCCATCCTCGATGCCAGCCCTGATTGCATCAAGCTGCTCGATGCGGACGGCCGCGTGCTGTTCGTCAATCGGCTCGGCCCCAAGGCGGTCGATCTCGACGATGCGTCGCCCTTGATCGGCACCCGCTGGGTCGATTTCCTCAAGCCCGACGCCGCCGTAATTGCCGCCGACGCGCTGGACCGCGCCAGGGCCGGCGAGACCGTCACCTTCACCCTTCAGCATCCGACCGCAAAGGGCCGGCCGAAATGGTGGGACATCGTCGCCACGCCGGTGAACGGCGTCGACGGCCTGCGCCTCGTCGTCATCGCCCGCGACATCACCCATCAGAAGAAGTCGGAAGAGCAGGTCCGCTGGGCGGCGAACCACGATCCGCTGACCGGCCTGCCCAACCGCCTGCTCTTCCAGGAGAGGCTCGACGCGATCGCGGCCGACGCCGAAGGATCCGGCCGCTTCGCCTTGCTGCTGCTCGACGTCGACGATTTCAAGCGGGTCAACGACACGCTCGGTCACGACGCCGGCGATTCGCTGCTCTGCGCGTTCGGCGAGCGGCTGCGCGCTGCGACCCGCTCCGACGATTTCGTCGCGCGTCTCGGCGGCGACGAGTTCGCGGTGATCCTGTCGGGCACCGCCAGCGAGGAGGAGGTCACCGCGGCCGTAGGAACGATCCTCTCCGAACTGCGTCGGCCCCACGTCTTTGCCGGCCGCATCCTCGACTGCAATGCCAGCATCGGCGCCAGCCTATTCCCGAGCCAGGGCAGCAACCGCGCCGAATTGCTGAAGCATGCCGACATCGCGCTCTATGTCGCCAAAAGCTCCTGGCGCGGCAATCTCAGGATCTTCCACCCGAGCATGCGCTCGGACATGCAGAATCGGGTGTCGATGGTCGCGCTGGCCCGTAACGCGCTGAAGAAGGACCTGATCCGGCCGCACTACCAGCCGAAGATCGACTTCGGCACCGGCCATGTCTCGGGCTTCGAGGCTTTGCTGCGCTGGAAGGATCGCAAGCTCGGAATCCAGTTGCCCGAGACGATCGCCGCCGCGTTCGAAGACATCAACACCGCCGCCGAGATCAGCGACCGGATGATCGACAAGGTGATCGCAGACATGCGCCGCTGGCTCGATCGCGGCGTCGATTTCGGCCATGTCGCGGTCAACGCCGCCGCCGCCGAATTCCGCAAGGGCGGCTTCGCCGAAAACCTCATCGAGCGGCTCGCCAGAGCGGAGGTGCCGACCGACCGCATCCAGGTCGAAGTCACCGAAACCGTGTTCCTCGGCCGCGGCGCCGAATGCGTCGAGCGGGCGCTCAAGACCCTGTGCGAAGCCGGCATCCGGATCGCGCTCGACGATTTCGGCACCGGCTACGCCTCCTTGTCGCACCTCAAGCAATTTCCGGTAGACGTGCTCAAGATCGACCGCTCGTTCGTCGCGGACGTCGGCCGCAGCGACGATGCCGAAGCGATCATCCGCGCGGTGATCAATCTCGGCCGCAGCCTCGACATGGAAGTGGTCGCCGAAGGGGTGGAGACGGTCGCCCAGTCGTCATGGCTGAAGCGCAAGGGCTGTCATGTTGGCCAGGGCCATCTGTTCGCCCCCGCCATTCCCGCCGCCGAGGTTCAGGCTCTGCTCGCCCGCTTCAACGGCGACGCTCGCGCCGCCTGAACGCAGCCGTCGCCGGTACCTTCTCGAGGCCCGCCGGATCCCGTCAGCCGTCGACCCGCGCCAGCAGCCGATCGATCGCGGCCTGCGCCTCCGGCTCGTCGAGGGTCGGGACATGGCCGACCCGCGGGATCGTCACCGCTTCCATGTCCGGATTCTCCGCGACCATGCGGTCGACCGTCGCTGCACTGAGCAGATCGGAAAATTCGCCGCGCAGCACCAAGGAGGGACGGCCGGCGAGCGCGTGAAAGGCGGGCCAGAGATCGAAGCCGGTCTCCGATCCGGGCACCTTGAACGGCTCGGCGATGCGCATGTCGTAGTCGAACACGATCCGGCCATTGGGGGTGAGCTTGCACACCCTTTTCGCGTAGATGAGCCAATCCTCCAGCTGCCAGTCTGGATAGCGATCCTGCTGCGCCTCGCACAGCGCGCGGGCGGCGTGGAGCCAGGTCGGCCAGGTCTGCGACTTGCCGACATAGGATCGGATCGTCTCCAGCCCGCGCGATTCGAGCACCGGGCCGATGTCGTTGAGCAAGGCACCGGCGAGCCGCTCGCGGTTGGCCAGCGCCAGCACCATGGTGAGCAGGCCGCCGAGCGAGGTGCCGAAAGCGACGAAGCGGTCGAGCGCGAGTTCCGCCAGCAGCCGCTCGATATCCTCGGCATAGGTGGCGGGCACGTAGCGCGCGCTGTCCTTGCAAGGCTCGCTCTGGCCGCGGCCGCGCAGATCGAGGCAGAGCACCCGCCGCGAACCGGCAAGGCGCTCGGCAACGCCTTCGAAGTCGCGCGCGTTGCGGGTGAGGCCGGGAATGCACAGGATCGGCGCGCGCGAGGAATCGCCGGCATAGTCCCTATAGTGGAGTCGAAGGCCGTCGCTTGACGACCAGAACCCATCGGACCACGCAGCCATGCTCTCCCTTTCCCTTCTCGGCCCTCATATTCACTGATGCCCCGCCGCCCGCAACCCAGCTCTTACGCGCCCGCCACCGCCATCCTCGCGCTTGGTGACGCCTTTTACGATCCGGTCCAGCCGGCGCGTTTCCGCCAGGCGATCCTGCGTTTCCGCAACCAGGCCTGGGCCGAGGCGGTCGGCCTCGGCGGGCTCGACGCCGCCGGCTGGATCCAGCATTTCGTCCGCTTCGCGCCCCTGCCCGGCACTCTGCCGCAACCTTTGGCGCTGCGCTATCACGGCCACCAATTCCGGGTGTACAACCCCGAGCTCGGCGACGGCCGCGGCTTCCTGTTCGCGCAGCTGCGCGACGGCGACGGGCGGCTGCTTGATCTCGGCACCAAGGGCTCCGGCCGCACCCCTTACAGCCGCTTCGGCGACGGCCGATTGACCCTCAAGGGCGGGGTGCGCGAAGTGCTCGCCAGCGAGATGCTCGAAGCGCTCGGGGTCGAAACTTCGAAGAGCTTCTCGCTGGTCGAGACCGGAGAAGCGCTGGAGCGCAACGACGAGCCCTCCCCCGCCCGCTCGGCTTTGCTGGTGCGGCTGCAGCACAGCCACATTCGCATCGGTACCTTCCAGCGCCTCGCTTTCCTCCAGCAGGCGGAGGAGATGCGGACGCTCGTCGATTACTGCCTCCGCGAATATTATCGGGAGCAATCCGGCGAAGACGGCGCACCGCGCCTGCTGGCGCTGGTGGCGGACGCCGCCGCCCGGCTCGCCGCAGCCTATGTCGCCGCAGGCTTCGTCCACGGCGTGCTCAACAGCGACAATGTCACGGTCAC
The nucleotide sequence above comes from Sphingosinicella sp. BN140058. Encoded proteins:
- a CDS encoding EAL domain-containing protein, which encodes MIHFDETSFEGAAPLGSPDDVFYRDALDAAGVGTWRLDMATGLCTWDAATSRLLGLPATAREEDVLARIHSDDQEAVAASLDRSFATGAPHDMEFRVVLKDGSQHWLRGIARPRCDADGHRRWLYGVVVDIQSRKQSELALAESRRRLATLIDNLPGLAYRARLGSGGELVYVSDGAEEISGYTAKDWTSGRLRWADFIHPDDRAGLADAINAAIAGRNGFCATYRFQHRWDGDWRWLQERGQAVYAADGTPLYLEGFVGDVTEQKLLEVSLRKAKEEAQKTASKLADVLENTLDRVYSLDAELRFTYVNQRAMERHAGRTLIGRSILAVLPGIERSEFGRCYKRVLESGIAETIEAYFPPSDRWFEAHVTPTDGGITVYYRDISARRKAEEQLRERTERAHSILDSVPQIIWSANAAGECDYLSPQWDEFSGRDHLTDLGDAWVTTVHPDDAQDIRGKWLDSVATGKPFETEMRLRHRSGAYRSILTRALPERDADGRVVRWYGTCTDVHERVVAEAALQESEALVRSILDASPDCIKLLDADGRVLFVNRLGPKAVDLDDASPLIGTRWVDFLKPDAAVIAADALDRARAGETVTFTLQHPTAKGRPKWWDIVATPVNGVDGLRLVVIARDITHQKKSEEQVRWAANHDPLTGLPNRLLFQERLDAIAADAEGSGRFALLLLDVDDFKRVNDTLGHDAGDSLLCAFGERLRAATRSDDFVARLGGDEFAVILSGTASEEEVTAAVGTILSELRRPHVFAGRILDCNASIGASLFPSQGSNRAELLKHADIALYVAKSSWRGNLRIFHPSMRSDMQNRVSMVALARNALKKDLIRPHYQPKIDFGTGHVSGFEALLRWKDRKLGIQLPETIAAAFEDINTAAEISDRMIDKVIADMRRWLDRGVDFGHVAVNAAAAEFRKGGFAENLIERLARAEVPTDRIQVEVTETVFLGRGAECVERALKTLCEAGIRIALDDFGTGYASLSHLKQFPVDVLKIDRSFVADVGRSDDAEAIIRAVINLGRSLDMEVVAEGVETVAQSSWLKRKGCHVGQGHLFAPAIPAAEVQALLARFNGDARAA
- a CDS encoding glycosyltransferase encodes the protein MPPVRILHAHSTFSLGGKEARAVRLMNAFGAAARHIVLTAMPGETGARAEIAAGIDAGFPEDAPPLSGPPSPLRLWRLARYIKRFDLVLSYNWGAMDLVMAHRLFGGPPLVHHEDGFNQDEAHRLHPRRNAWRRFALRNACRVVVPSRRLEDIARIHWARQDGQVVRIANGIDTPLYAGAPDRSAIGLDDTDGRLVIGTVAGLRPVKNLPRLVRAFAAMRRRDVILVVVGEGPERDRILAEARRLGVADRVRLAGFRNHPARWIGAFDIFALSSDSEQFPISLIEAMAAGLPAVATAVGDVATMVADANAPLIVDPGDETAFAAALDTLAARADLRRAIGEANRDKAAAHYDAAVMIAAYAALYGEAIGRPQAFSTDRA
- a CDS encoding protein adenylyltransferase SelO family protein → MPRRPQPSSYAPATAILALGDAFYDPVQPARFRQAILRFRNQAWAEAVGLGGLDAAGWIQHFVRFAPLPGTLPQPLALRYHGHQFRVYNPELGDGRGFLFAQLRDGDGRLLDLGTKGSGRTPYSRFGDGRLTLKGGVREVLASEMLEALGVETSKSFSLVETGEALERNDEPSPARSALLVRLQHSHIRIGTFQRLAFLQQAEEMRTLVDYCLREYYREQSGEDGAPRLLALVADAAARLAAAYVAAGFVHGVLNSDNVTVTGESFDYGPWRFTPYWDGDFTAAYFDQAGLYAFGRQPEAIHWNLVQLAKALTLIAPAEDLTQAIERFPALFQSALVAAVFARLGIRQTEPERDTIFLVKLENILGRKEVAIDRFFFDWRGGRRRGRSPADPFYRSEAMQDLIRDMRAYDAVPGAARHSYWEEDEPCSMLINEVEAIWRRIDDADDWSGFETKIAKVRRMGEAMRSGGA
- a CDS encoding alpha/beta fold hydrolase, whose translation is MAAWSDGFWSSSDGLRLHYRDYAGDSSRAPILCIPGLTRNARDFEGVAERLAGSRRVLCLDLRGRGQSEPCKDSARYVPATYAEDIERLLAELALDRFVAFGTSLGGLLTMVLALANRERLAGALLNDIGPVLESRGLETIRSYVGKSQTWPTWLHAARALCEAQQDRYPDWQLEDWLIYAKRVCKLTPNGRIVFDYDMRIAEPFKVPGSETGFDLWPAFHALAGRPSLVLRGEFSDLLSAATVDRMVAENPDMEAVTIPRVGHVPTLDEPEAQAAIDRLLARVDG